A stretch of the Streptomyces sp. WMMB303 genome encodes the following:
- a CDS encoding Nramp family divalent metal transporter produces MAAEETAPGTTGSAASGTAGAAAPAVRKPSWKKIGPGVVVAATGVGAGDLVATLVAGSKFGYTLLWAAVIGCVVKIALAEATGRWHLATGRTIFDGWRGLGAWTTVYFAGYVVIWGFVYGATAMSSSALPLQALFPDALPLKAWAILTGLVGLLFVWTNRYAVVEKIMMAFVGVMFLVVVYVAIRVSPDLGDALAGLVPVLPSGSLIYTLGLIGGVGGTITMAAYGYWINAKGWADSSWMRMMRLDNRVAYLTTGIFVVAMLIIGAELLHSSHLALASGDQGLLDLESVLEKRFGSSTATLFLIGFFAASFSSLVGVWHGVSLMFADFVARSRAARGGPAEAGVAPLARGEQERSLPFRGYLLWLTFPPMVLLWLDRPFGLVVAYGVLGAFFMPFLAATLLWLLNSERTPREWRNGPVSNGLLGASCVLFLVLCVQQVRDLPW; encoded by the coding sequence ATGGCAGCGGAGGAGACCGCACCCGGCACGACCGGCAGTGCCGCATCCGGCACGGCCGGCGCCGCCGCACCCGCGGTGCGCAAGCCCAGTTGGAAGAAGATCGGCCCCGGCGTCGTCGTCGCGGCGACCGGAGTCGGCGCCGGCGACCTGGTCGCCACCCTCGTGGCCGGCAGCAAGTTCGGCTACACCCTGCTGTGGGCCGCCGTCATCGGCTGCGTCGTCAAGATCGCACTGGCCGAGGCGACCGGCCGCTGGCACCTGGCCACCGGCCGCACCATCTTCGACGGCTGGCGCGGCCTCGGCGCCTGGACGACGGTCTACTTCGCCGGGTACGTCGTGATCTGGGGCTTCGTCTACGGAGCGACCGCCATGTCCTCCAGCGCCCTGCCGCTGCAGGCGCTCTTCCCGGACGCCCTGCCGCTCAAGGCCTGGGCCATCCTCACCGGGCTGGTCGGGCTGCTGTTCGTGTGGACCAACCGCTACGCCGTCGTCGAGAAGATCATGATGGCCTTCGTCGGCGTGATGTTCCTGGTCGTGGTCTACGTAGCGATCCGGGTCAGCCCCGACCTGGGCGACGCGCTCGCCGGACTCGTCCCCGTCCTGCCGTCCGGCTCGCTGATCTACACCCTGGGCCTGATCGGCGGCGTCGGCGGCACCATCACCATGGCCGCATACGGCTACTGGATCAACGCCAAGGGCTGGGCCGACAGCAGCTGGATGCGGATGATGCGGCTCGACAACCGGGTCGCCTACCTGACGACCGGCATCTTCGTCGTCGCGATGCTGATCATCGGCGCCGAACTGCTGCACTCCTCGCACCTGGCGCTCGCCTCCGGCGACCAAGGGCTGCTCGACCTCGAATCCGTCCTGGAGAAGCGCTTCGGCAGCTCCACCGCCACGCTCTTCCTGATCGGTTTCTTCGCCGCCTCCTTCTCCTCCCTGGTGGGCGTCTGGCACGGAGTCAGCCTGATGTTCGCCGACTTCGTGGCCCGGAGCAGGGCCGCCCGCGGCGGACCCGCCGAGGCGGGCGTCGCCCCGCTCGCCCGCGGCGAGCAGGAGCGCTCGCTGCCCTTCCGCGGCTACCTGCTGTGGCTGACCTTCCCCCCGATGGTCCTGCTGTGGCTGGACCGGCCCTTCGGCCTGGTGGTGGCCTACGGAGTGCTGGGCGCGTTCTTCATGCCCTTCCTCGCCGCCACCCTGCTGTGGCTGCTCAACAGCGAGCGCACGCCCCGCGAATGGCGCAACGGCCCGGTCAGCAACGGCCTGCTGGGGGCCTCCTGCGTGCTCTTCCTCGTGCTGTGCGTGCAGCAGGTCCGCGACCTGCCCTGGTGA
- a CDS encoding chitinase has translation MARSGRLRSPLRPLVGLLASAALAAGGLVALGPAAAHAGSTPDGPGPRVGASQVPAHAVTGYWQNFDNGATVQTLAEVQDEYDIIAVAFADATGTPGEVDFTLDPELGYSEQQFKDDIAAKQAAGKSVIVSVGGEKGAVSVNSDASADTFADSIVGLMDEYGFDGVDIDLENGLDSTYMTKALESIHAARGDAVVTMAPQTIDMQSPQNEYFKTALNIKSFLTVVNMQYYNSGSMLGCDGKVYSSGTVDFLTALACVQIEGGLDPSQVGIGTPASPSAAGSGYVDPGVVTDALDCLAEGTGCGSFTPDEQWPGIRGAMTWSTAWDAAAGNAWSGTVGPHVHALP, from the coding sequence GTGGCACGTTCCGGAAGACTCCGCTCCCCCCTGCGCCCCCTCGTCGGACTCCTCGCCTCGGCCGCACTGGCCGCGGGCGGGCTGGTCGCCCTCGGACCGGCCGCCGCGCACGCCGGCAGCACCCCCGACGGGCCCGGCCCCCGGGTCGGCGCCTCCCAGGTGCCGGCCCACGCGGTCACCGGCTACTGGCAGAACTTCGACAACGGCGCCACCGTCCAGACGCTCGCCGAGGTGCAGGACGAGTACGACATCATCGCCGTCGCCTTCGCCGACGCGACCGGCACGCCCGGCGAGGTCGACTTCACGCTCGACCCGGAACTGGGCTACTCCGAGCAGCAGTTCAAGGACGACATCGCCGCCAAGCAGGCGGCCGGCAAATCCGTGATCGTCTCCGTCGGCGGAGAGAAGGGCGCCGTCTCGGTGAACAGCGACGCCTCGGCCGACACCTTCGCGGACAGCATCGTCGGGCTGATGGACGAATACGGCTTCGACGGCGTCGACATCGACCTGGAGAACGGCCTCGACTCCACCTACATGACCAAGGCGCTGGAGTCGATCCACGCAGCCCGCGGCGACGCGGTGGTCACGATGGCCCCGCAGACGATCGACATGCAGTCGCCGCAGAACGAGTACTTCAAGACGGCGCTCAACATCAAGAGCTTCCTGACCGTCGTCAACATGCAGTACTACAACAGCGGCTCGATGCTCGGCTGCGACGGCAAGGTCTACTCCTCCGGCACGGTCGACTTCCTCACCGCGCTGGCCTGCGTGCAGATCGAGGGCGGGCTGGACCCCTCGCAGGTCGGCATCGGGACCCCTGCCTCACCGAGCGCCGCCGGATCCGGCTACGTCGACCCGGGGGTGGTCACCGACGCGCTGGACTGCCTCGCCGAGGGCACCGGCTGCGGCAGCTTCACGCCCGACGAGCAGTGGCCCGGTATCCGCGGCGCGATGACCTGGTCGACCGCGTGGGACGCCGCCGCCGGCAACGCCTGGTCCGGCACCGTGGGCCCGCACGTGCACGCGCTGCCCTGA
- a CDS encoding serine protease: MRKSLVGTAAAALLSAAALVGISAAPAAAAPAQPTAHRTPSFEGTVALSNCSGSVVKLKHSRPGDPALVLSNGHCLQEGMPGAGEVVVDQPTSRDFTLLNADGSDAGKIHSDKIAYATMTDTDISLYETTSTYRQIKKKYGIDALKLDAKRPRAGRDITVVSGYWKETFGCAVDGFAYRLKEADWTWKNSIRYTMDCQTKGGTSGSPVIDDRTGKVVGVNNTHNEDGERCTLNNPCEVDRKGEVSIRYRNAYGQQTYWINRCFGRGNQLDLDARGCVLPQPAG, encoded by the coding sequence ATGAGAAAGTCCCTCGTCGGCACGGCCGCGGCGGCGCTGCTGAGCGCCGCCGCGCTGGTGGGCATATCCGCAGCCCCCGCCGCCGCAGCCCCCGCCCAGCCCACCGCCCACCGCACCCCCTCCTTCGAGGGAACCGTCGCGCTCAGCAACTGCTCGGGCTCCGTGGTCAAGCTCAAGCACTCCCGGCCGGGCGACCCGGCGCTCGTGCTCTCCAACGGCCACTGCCTCCAGGAGGGCATGCCCGGCGCGGGCGAGGTCGTCGTCGACCAGCCCACCAGCCGCGACTTCACCCTGCTGAACGCGGACGGCAGCGACGCGGGGAAGATCCACTCCGACAAGATCGCGTACGCGACGATGACGGACACCGACATCTCGCTGTACGAGACCACCTCCACGTACCGGCAGATCAAGAAGAAGTACGGCATCGACGCGCTGAAGCTCGACGCCAAGCGCCCGCGCGCCGGTCGGGACATCACCGTCGTCTCGGGCTACTGGAAGGAGACCTTCGGCTGCGCGGTCGACGGGTTCGCCTACCGGCTCAAAGAGGCGGACTGGACCTGGAAGAACTCCATCCGCTACACCATGGACTGCCAGACCAAGGGCGGCACCTCCGGCTCCCCGGTGATCGACGACCGCACCGGCAAGGTCGTGGGGGTCAACAACACCCACAACGAGGACGGGGAGCGCTGCACGCTCAACAACCCGTGCGAGGTGGACCGGAAGGGCGAGGTCAGCATCCGCTACCGGAACGCCTACGGTCAGCAGACCTACTGGATCAACCGCTGCTTCGGCCGAGGCAACCAGCTCGACCTCGACGCACGCGGCTGCGTCCTGCCGCAGCCGGCCGGGTAG
- a CDS encoding serine protease — protein sequence MNRPLATSLSAALFGAAALTGIAAAPAAAVDHDTAAHGAKPAATPSFEGTVALSNCSGSVVKMPTSQPDDPALVLSNGHCLETGMPSPGQVVKDQASSRSFTLLTASGGRAGTVRASKVAYATMTDTDVSLYQVRSTYRQIESRYGIEALDVDAAHPTQGRDITVVSGYWREKYGCSLDGFAYRLKEAGWTMKDSLRYTADCRTKGGTSGSPVIDDATGKVVGVNNTRNEDGARCTLNNPCEVDESGQVTVRPGIGYGQETYIIAPCVGAGNEVDLDRAGCTLPKP from the coding sequence GTGAACAGACCTCTCGCAACCTCCCTCTCCGCCGCGCTCTTCGGCGCCGCGGCACTCACCGGGATCGCCGCCGCACCGGCCGCCGCCGTCGACCACGACACGGCCGCGCACGGCGCGAAGCCGGCGGCAACGCCCTCCTTCGAGGGCACCGTCGCGCTCAGCAACTGCTCCGGCTCGGTCGTGAAGATGCCCACCTCGCAGCCCGACGACCCGGCGCTCGTGCTCTCCAACGGCCACTGCCTGGAGACGGGCATGCCCTCACCCGGCCAGGTCGTCAAGGACCAGGCGTCCAGCCGCTCGTTCACCCTGCTGACCGCGAGCGGCGGCCGCGCCGGAACCGTCCGCGCCAGCAAGGTCGCCTACGCGACGATGACCGACACCGACGTCTCGCTGTACCAGGTGCGCTCCACCTACCGGCAGATCGAGTCCCGGTACGGCATCGAGGCGCTCGACGTCGACGCGGCGCACCCCACCCAGGGCCGCGACATCACCGTCGTCTCCGGCTACTGGCGGGAGAAGTACGGCTGCTCGCTCGACGGGTTCGCCTACCGGCTCAAGGAAGCCGGCTGGACGATGAAGGACTCACTGCGCTACACCGCCGACTGCCGCACCAAGGGCGGCACTTCCGGCTCCCCGGTGATCGACGACGCCACCGGCAAGGTGGTCGGCGTCAACAACACCCGGAACGAGGACGGCGCGCGCTGCACCCTCAACAACCCCTGCGAGGTGGACGAGTCCGGGCAGGTCACCGTCCGCCCGGGGATCGGCTACGGCCAGGAGACCTACATCATCGCGCCGTGCGTGGGCGCGGGGAACGAGGTCGACCTCGACCGTGCGGGCTGCACGCTCCCCAAGCCCTGA
- a CDS encoding SLC13 family permease — protein sequence MLLAGEAAPHTGGLLALIPGTGGLLTVAALGIVLLLVLIIKVRLQPFVALLAVSIAVGLGAGLSVTELFGTVQKSDAVSMIESGMGGILGHVAIIIGLGTMLGAILEVSGGAEALSARLLGLFGERRGPLAMGLTGLIFGIPVFFDVGIFVLAPIIYAAAKRSGKSILLYCMPMLAGLSMTHAFLPPHPGPVAAAGLLDVELGWVILMGVVCGIPAVLAAWAYAAWIGNRIFVAVPQDMLEAAEEAKRAVAAEKRASGTGGSGTGGSGSAEGGQEAAAAEQPVALGTVLAIIGTPLVLILAATFSSLALDPSTLRSVIEFVGHPFVALTVALLMAYYLLGVRRGWSRRSLESVSTASLKPVGNILLVVGAGGVFGAVLQGSGVAQALADVFGDAGLPVIVLAYLISLVLRVAQGSATVAIVTTAGIVAPLLAQSDPSQAHLALVIMAISAGSIFASHVNDGGFWMVSKYFGISERDTLASWTVLESVLSVAGFAVAALVSIVV from the coding sequence ATGCTGCTCGCCGGAGAGGCAGCCCCCCACACGGGCGGCCTGCTCGCGCTCATACCCGGGACCGGGGGCCTGCTCACCGTGGCGGCCCTCGGCATCGTCCTGCTGCTCGTACTGATCATCAAGGTCCGCCTCCAGCCGTTCGTCGCGCTGCTGGCCGTCTCCATCGCGGTGGGGCTGGGTGCGGGCCTGTCCGTCACCGAACTCTTCGGCACCGTCCAGAAGTCCGACGCCGTCTCGATGATCGAGTCGGGGATGGGCGGCATCCTCGGACACGTCGCGATCATCATCGGTCTCGGCACCATGCTGGGGGCGATCCTGGAGGTCAGCGGCGGCGCCGAGGCGCTCTCGGCGCGGCTGCTGGGCCTGTTCGGGGAGCGGCGCGGGCCGCTCGCCATGGGGCTGACCGGCCTGATCTTCGGTATCCCCGTCTTCTTCGACGTCGGCATCTTCGTGCTGGCGCCCATCATCTACGCGGCGGCCAAGCGCAGCGGCAAGTCGATCCTCCTCTACTGCATGCCGATGCTCGCCGGACTGTCCATGACGCACGCGTTCCTGCCGCCGCACCCCGGGCCGGTGGCCGCGGCCGGGCTGCTGGACGTGGAGCTGGGCTGGGTCATCCTGATGGGCGTCGTCTGCGGCATCCCCGCCGTGCTCGCCGCCTGGGCGTACGCGGCCTGGATCGGCAACCGGATCTTCGTCGCGGTGCCGCAGGACATGCTGGAGGCCGCCGAGGAGGCCAAGCGCGCCGTCGCGGCGGAGAAGCGGGCGTCCGGCACCGGCGGCAGCGGCACCGGCGGCAGCGGGTCCGCGGAGGGCGGGCAGGAAGCGGCGGCCGCGGAGCAGCCCGTCGCCCTCGGGACGGTGCTGGCCATCATCGGGACGCCGCTGGTCCTCATCCTGGCGGCGACCTTCTCGTCGCTCGCGCTCGACCCTTCGACGCTCCGCTCGGTCATCGAGTTCGTCGGGCATCCCTTCGTGGCGCTGACCGTCGCCCTGCTGATGGCCTACTACCTGCTGGGGGTACGCCGGGGGTGGAGCCGCAGGTCGCTGGAGTCGGTCTCCACCGCGTCGCTCAAGCCGGTCGGCAACATCCTGCTGGTGGTCGGCGCGGGCGGCGTCTTCGGCGCCGTCCTGCAGGGGTCGGGCGTCGCGCAGGCCCTCGCGGACGTGTTCGGGGACGCGGGGCTGCCGGTGATCGTGCTGGCCTACCTGATCTCGCTGGTGCTGCGGGTGGCGCAGGGCTCGGCGACGGTCGCCATCGTCACCACCGCGGGCATCGTGGCACCGCTGCTGGCGCAGAGCGACCCCTCGCAGGCGCACCTGGCGCTGGTCATCATGGCGATCTCCGCGGGGTCCATCTTCGCCTCGCACGTCAACGACGGCGGTTTCTGGATGGTCTCGAAGTACTTCGGCATCTCCGAACGGGACACCCTCGCCTCGTGGACGGTGCTGGAGTCGGTGCTGTCGGTCGCGGGATTCGCGGTGGCGGCGCTGGTCAGCATCGTCGTCTAG
- a CDS encoding RidA family protein, whose product MSEKLAKTALTPATHTTPPAKFSHGVRKGNILQVAGQVGFGPAAEGAAPTPVGPGLREQTLQTLVNVAAVLTEGGAGWEDAMMIRVYLTDTAHFAEFNEIYNEYFASLQEAPAARTTVYVGLPAGLLVEIDALAVLG is encoded by the coding sequence ATGAGCGAGAAGCTTGCCAAGACCGCCCTCACCCCGGCCACCCACACCACGCCGCCCGCGAAGTTCTCGCACGGCGTGCGCAAGGGCAACATCCTCCAGGTCGCCGGACAGGTCGGGTTCGGCCCGGCCGCCGAGGGCGCGGCCCCCACGCCCGTCGGCCCGGGCCTGCGCGAGCAGACCCTGCAGACCCTCGTCAACGTGGCGGCCGTCCTCACCGAGGGCGGCGCCGGTTGGGAGGACGCGATGATGATCCGCGTCTATCTGACGGACACCGCGCACTTCGCGGAGTTCAACGAGATCTACAACGAGTACTTCGCCTCCCTCCAGGAGGCTCCCGCGGCCCGCACCACCGTCTACGTCGGACTGCCCGCCGGACTGCTGGTCGAGATCGACGCCCTCGCCGTCCTGGGCTGA
- a CDS encoding IclR family transcriptional regulator, giving the protein MSQTVDRALSILPLLAEGPANLEQVAARLEVHKSTALRLLRTLHEHGIVYRQPDQRYRLGTRLFALAQQAMENLDIREIAHPYLAELNAACGHTVHLAVHEEDEVLYIDKVESRYPVRMYSRIGKPVAPTVAAVAKLLLADLPEPERRALAERLDYPRYTSRSTPDAAAFLAELAAVREQGWATDLGGHEESINCVAAPIRGAEGRVVAAMSLSAPNVVVSADELLALLPRVRRTAEAVSAEYTGQSPHLRPQPEPQHQPSAQPSSKRAAP; this is encoded by the coding sequence ATGAGTCAGACCGTCGACCGGGCACTGAGCATTCTGCCGCTGCTCGCCGAAGGGCCCGCCAACCTGGAGCAGGTCGCCGCCCGGCTGGAGGTGCACAAGTCCACGGCGCTGCGGCTGCTGCGCACCCTGCACGAGCACGGCATCGTCTACCGCCAGCCCGACCAGCGCTACCGGCTCGGGACGCGGCTGTTCGCGCTCGCCCAGCAGGCCATGGAGAACCTGGACATCCGCGAGATCGCCCACCCCTACCTGGCCGAACTCAACGCGGCCTGCGGGCACACCGTGCACCTCGCCGTCCACGAGGAGGACGAGGTCCTCTACATCGACAAGGTCGAGAGCCGCTACCCGGTGCGGATGTACTCGCGCATCGGCAAGCCCGTCGCGCCCACCGTGGCCGCCGTGGCCAAGCTGCTGCTCGCCGACCTCCCGGAGCCGGAGCGGCGCGCCCTCGCCGAACGGCTCGACTACCCCCGCTACACGTCCCGTTCGACACCCGACGCCGCCGCGTTCCTCGCGGAACTGGCCGCGGTGCGCGAACAGGGCTGGGCCACCGACCTCGGTGGCCACGAGGAGTCCATCAACTGCGTCGCGGCACCCATCCGCGGCGCCGAGGGGCGGGTCGTGGCGGCCATGTCGCTCTCCGCGCCGAACGTCGTCGTCTCCGCCGACGAACTCCTCGCCCTGCTGCCCCGCGTCCGGCGGACGGCCGAGGCCGTCAGCGCCGAGTACACGGGCCAGTCGCCCCACCTGCGGCCCCAGCCGGAGCCGCAGCACCAACCGTCCGCGCAACCGAGCAGCAAGAGAGCCGCACCATGA
- a CDS encoding sugar kinase translates to MVTFLPSRPGPLADVPSFGRAIGGAESNVACTLARAGHRARWVGRVGADGFGDHLVRTIAGHGVDTSAVERDPDRPTGIYFRTDGERPTAAPHPGVPAPAASGADPAVPGAAAPAELSEVLYYRAGSAASAMSPATVPPQAVRAGRILHLTGITAALSADCLALMRALTAGREPTAYRAPAAERAPTADGTPAGTDTAHRPLVSFDVNYRVGLWHTAAESGAEVLLELARGSDLVFVGEDEAAAAWGVTGGPGAVRALLREPAVLVVKQGARGATAFVGDQPGVFAPALEVDVVSPVGAGDAFAAGFLAGTLRGLPVRDRVRHGHLMAAAALTDAGDLAAPPDRAAADRLVALDEERWGRLRLGPGWTASGPQSAAAGRPDGPGAQEPEVRSA, encoded by the coding sequence ATGGTCACGTTCCTGCCCTCCCGCCCCGGCCCGCTCGCCGACGTGCCCTCCTTCGGCCGCGCCATCGGCGGCGCCGAGTCGAACGTCGCCTGCACCCTCGCCCGCGCCGGGCACCGTGCCCGCTGGGTGGGCCGGGTCGGCGCGGACGGCTTCGGCGACCACCTGGTCCGCACCATCGCCGGACACGGGGTGGACACCTCCGCCGTCGAGCGCGACCCGGACCGGCCGACCGGCATCTACTTCCGCACGGACGGCGAACGCCCCACCGCCGCCCCGCACCCCGGCGTCCCCGCCCCCGCCGCGTCCGGCGCCGACCCCGCGGTGCCCGGCGCCGCCGCCCCCGCCGAACTGTCCGAAGTGCTCTACTACCGCGCCGGGTCCGCCGCCTCCGCCATGTCCCCGGCCACCGTCCCGCCGCAGGCCGTACGCGCCGGGCGGATACTGCATCTGACCGGGATCACCGCGGCCCTCTCCGCCGACTGCCTGGCCCTGATGCGCGCCCTGACCGCGGGCCGCGAGCCGACCGCGTACCGCGCCCCGGCGGCAGAGCGCGCCCCGACCGCGGACGGCACCCCGGCCGGCACGGACACCGCGCACCGGCCGCTGGTGTCCTTCGACGTCAACTACCGCGTCGGCCTGTGGCACACCGCGGCCGAGTCCGGCGCCGAGGTGCTGCTCGAACTCGCCCGGGGCAGCGACCTCGTCTTCGTCGGCGAGGACGAGGCGGCCGCCGCCTGGGGCGTCACCGGCGGGCCCGGCGCGGTACGCGCACTGCTGCGCGAGCCCGCCGTGCTCGTCGTCAAGCAGGGCGCACGCGGGGCCACCGCGTTCGTCGGCGACCAACCGGGCGTCTTCGCGCCCGCGCTGGAGGTGGACGTGGTCTCCCCGGTCGGCGCGGGCGACGCCTTCGCCGCGGGCTTCCTGGCCGGAACCCTGCGCGGACTGCCGGTACGCGACCGGGTCCGGCACGGGCACCTGATGGCCGCGGCCGCGCTCACCGACGCCGGCGACCTGGCCGCACCGCCCGACCGCGCCGCCGCCGACCGGCTGGTGGCACTGGACGAGGAGCGGTGGGGGAGACTGCGGCTGGGCCCCGGCTGGACGGCGAGCGGGCCCCAGTCCGCAGCCGCCGGACGGCCCGACGGCCCCGGCGCACAGGAGCCGGAGGTGCGTTCCGCATGA
- a CDS encoding alanine racemase: MAAPVPSPGSTASRAVAAAARLADEPVGHLFKGLPPNAADRTLGELAAERRSLFTGGFTTPVLALSAERLEHNLTALADYTARHGLAFAPHGKTSMAPQLFARQLQHGAWGITLAVPHQVRVARAYGVPRVFLANELVDAAALRWLAAELDADPDFRFVCYVDSPQGVALMDEVLRTAGARRPVEVVVELGAGTGARTGARTRAECAAVAEAVAATGTLRLVGVAGYEGEVPDADLAAVRGWLRQLVEVTAALDAAGHFAGAEEIVVSAGGSAWFDAVADAFAELPELSAPVLKLLRSGAYVSHDDGHYHRLTPFNRHPDEGALQAAFTLWTQVVSRPEAGQAFLNAGKRDAAHDLELPQPHAVRGTDGTVRPATGLAVTGLNDQHARVRVEEGTALEVGEWVGLGMSHPCTIFDKWQAIPVVDADGAVTDLIRTFF; encoded by the coding sequence ATGGCAGCCCCCGTCCCCTCCCCCGGATCCACCGCGTCCCGGGCCGTCGCCGCGGCCGCCCGCCTCGCCGACGAGCCGGTCGGCCACCTCTTCAAGGGGCTGCCCCCGAACGCCGCCGACCGCACCCTCGGGGAGCTGGCCGCCGAACGCCGCTCCCTGTTCACCGGCGGCTTCACCACCCCGGTCCTCGCCCTGTCCGCGGAGCGCCTGGAGCACAACCTCACCGCACTCGCCGACTACACCGCGCGCCATGGCCTGGCCTTCGCGCCGCACGGCAAGACCTCCATGGCGCCCCAGCTCTTCGCCCGCCAGCTCCAGCACGGCGCCTGGGGCATCACGCTGGCCGTCCCGCACCAGGTGCGGGTGGCCCGCGCCTACGGGGTGCCGCGGGTCTTCCTCGCCAACGAACTGGTGGACGCGGCGGCGCTGCGCTGGCTGGCCGCCGAGCTGGACGCCGATCCGGACTTCCGCTTCGTCTGCTACGTCGACTCCCCGCAGGGTGTCGCGCTGATGGACGAGGTCCTGCGCACCGCCGGGGCCCGGCGCCCGGTCGAGGTCGTGGTGGAGCTCGGCGCCGGCACCGGGGCGCGCACCGGAGCCCGCACCCGGGCCGAGTGCGCCGCGGTCGCCGAGGCGGTGGCCGCGACCGGGACGCTGCGGCTGGTGGGCGTCGCCGGGTACGAGGGCGAGGTGCCCGACGCCGACCTCGCCGCGGTGCGCGGCTGGCTGCGGCAGCTGGTCGAGGTCACCGCGGCGCTGGACGCGGCGGGCCACTTCGCGGGGGCCGAGGAGATCGTGGTCAGCGCGGGCGGCAGCGCGTGGTTCGACGCGGTCGCGGACGCCTTCGCCGAGCTGCCCGAACTGTCCGCGCCAGTGCTCAAACTGCTGCGCTCGGGCGCCTACGTCTCCCACGACGACGGCCACTACCACCGGTTGACACCGTTCAACCGGCACCCCGACGAAGGGGCCCTCCAGGCCGCCTTCACGCTGTGGACCCAGGTCGTCTCCCGGCCCGAGGCCGGGCAGGCGTTCCTCAACGCGGGCAAGCGGGACGCCGCCCACGACCTGGAGCTCCCGCAGCCGCACGCGGTACGCGGCACCGACGGCACGGTGCGCCCCGCCACCGGGCTCGCCGTCACCGGACTCAACGACCAGCACGCGCGAGTGCGGGTCGAGGAGGGCACAGCCTTGGAGGTGGGCGAGTGGGTGGGCCTGGGGATGTCCCACCCCTGCACCATCTTCGACAAGTGGCAGGCGATCCCCGTCGTCGACGCCGACGGCGCGGTCACCGACCTGATCCGCACCTTCTTCTGA